In Pseudomonas alcaliphila JAB1, a single window of DNA contains:
- a CDS encoding LLM class flavin-dependent oxidoreductase: MSRLASIKLSTLDLAPIRDDGDAAQALHNSLALARHVESLGFERFWVAEHHNMDGIASSATSVLIGYLAAGTSKIRLGAGGVMLPNHAPLVIAEQFGTLATLYPGRIELGLGRAPGADQYTAHALRRSRDGSADDFPNDVEELQAYLGPRQEGQRVIAMPGAGTNVPIWLLGSSLFSAQLAGMKGLPYAFASHFAPRYMHEAIRIYRNHFRPSAVLDKPYVMLGVPLLAADSDEQAQYLATSAFQRILALIRGQSLVQRKPVPSMDGLWLPHERQAVGEFFGLATIGGPQTVRQRLEQLLEQTEADELIFTCDMYDFADRLHAFDILAELQHG; encoded by the coding sequence ATGAGCCGACTGGCCTCCATCAAGCTCTCCACCCTCGACCTGGCGCCGATTCGCGACGATGGCGATGCCGCTCAGGCCCTGCACAATTCGCTGGCGCTGGCCCGACATGTCGAGAGCCTCGGCTTCGAGAGATTCTGGGTGGCCGAGCACCACAACATGGACGGCATCGCCAGCTCCGCCACCTCCGTGCTGATTGGCTATCTGGCCGCCGGCACCTCGAAAATCCGCCTGGGCGCTGGCGGCGTGATGCTGCCCAACCATGCGCCGCTGGTGATTGCCGAACAGTTCGGCACCCTCGCCACGCTCTATCCCGGGCGTATCGAACTGGGCCTGGGCCGCGCGCCCGGCGCCGATCAGTACACCGCCCATGCCCTGCGCCGTAGCCGCGATGGCAGCGCCGACGACTTTCCCAATGATGTCGAGGAACTGCAGGCCTACCTCGGCCCGCGCCAGGAAGGCCAGCGGGTGATCGCCATGCCCGGGGCGGGGACCAATGTGCCGATCTGGCTGCTCGGCTCCAGCCTGTTCAGCGCCCAGCTGGCCGGCATGAAGGGCCTGCCTTACGCCTTCGCCTCGCACTTCGCACCGCGCTACATGCACGAGGCGATCCGCATCTACCGCAACCACTTCCGCCCCTCGGCGGTGCTAGACAAGCCTTATGTGATGCTTGGCGTGCCGCTGCTGGCAGCCGACAGCGACGAGCAGGCGCAGTACCTGGCCACCTCCGCGTTCCAGCGCATCCTGGCGCTGATCCGCGGCCAGAGCCTGGTGCAACGCAAGCCCGTACCGAGCATGGACGGCCTGTGGCTGCCGCACGAGCGCCAGGCCGTCGGCGAGTTCTTCGGCCTGGCTACCATCGGCGGGCCACAGACCGTGCGTCAGCGCCTGGAACAGTTGCTGGAGCAAACCGAAGCGGACGAGCTGATCTTCACCTGCGACATGTACGACTTCGCCGACCGCCTGCACGCCTTCGACATTCTTGCCGAGCTGCAACACGGCTAA
- a CDS encoding OsmC family protein, producing the protein MKKTASAHWQGGIKDGKGTISTESGVLKDSPYGFNTRFEDKPGTNPEELIGAAHAGCFSMALSKELGDAGMTAESIDTKAQVTLEKVEGGFEISAVHLTLRAKIPGAERTAFEKAVEAAKTGCPVSKVLNATITLEGILEA; encoded by the coding sequence ATGAAGAAGACAGCTTCGGCCCACTGGCAAGGTGGTATCAAGGACGGCAAAGGCACCATCTCTACCGAAAGTGGCGTCCTCAAGGACTCGCCCTACGGTTTCAACACCCGCTTCGAGGACAAGCCCGGCACCAACCCCGAAGAGCTGATCGGCGCCGCTCATGCGGGCTGCTTCTCCATGGCGCTGTCCAAGGAGCTGGGCGACGCCGGCATGACCGCCGAGAGCATCGACACCAAGGCGCAAGTGACCCTGGAAAAGGTCGAAGGCGGCTTCGAGATCAGCGCCGTGCACCTGACGCTTCGTGCGAAGATCCCCGGCGCCGAACGCACTGCCTTCGAGAAAGCCGTGGAAGCGGCCAAGACCGGCTGCCCGGTATCCAAGGTACTGAACGCCAC